A single region of the Malus sylvestris chromosome 8, drMalSylv7.2, whole genome shotgun sequence genome encodes:
- the LOC126631989 gene encoding LOB domain-containing protein 37-like — protein sequence MSCNGCRVLRKGCSDTCILRSCLCWIDSPEAQGNATLFLAKFFGRSDLLSFVSAVPENQRPTLFQSLLFEACGRTVNPVNGAVGLLSSGNWHVCQSAVDTVLSGGALRPLPAFTTPALDESSDAFSRGACTPKNRYCPSASAYYDAERIQPFEAAGLSLRPNLVAAERGRGRGMWICVSAAMDERRRDTVSFDSEESVITTTTTRTFESGGGDLKDRKLLNLFV from the exons ATGAGCTGCAACGGCTGCCGAGTGCTCCGGAAGGGATGCAGCGACACATGCATACTGAGGTCGTGCCTGTGTTGGATCGACTCTCCCGAAGCCCAAGGCAACGCCACCCTGTTCCTCGCCAAGTTCTTCGGCCGCAGCGATCTCCTCTCCTTCGTCTCCGCCGTACCGGAAAACCAACGCCCCA CTCTGTTTCAGTCTCTGCTGTTCGAAGCGTGCGGCCGCACGGTGAACCCGGTGAACGGAGCGGTGGGGCTTCTGTCGAGCGGGAACTGGCACGTGTGCCAGTCGGCGGTCGATACGGTGCTCTCCGGCGGCGCTTTGAGGCCGTTACCGGCTTTTACTACGCCTGCCCTCGACGAGTCTTCGGACGCCTTCAGCAGAGGCGCATGCACGCCGAAAAACCGCTACTGTCCGTCGGCATCGGCATACTACGACGCGGAGCGAATCCAGCCGTTCGAGGCGGCGGGGCTCTCTCTGAGGCCGAATCTCGTGGCGGCagagagaggaagagggagGGGAATGTGGATCTGCGTAAGTGCCGCGATGGATGAGCGGCGGAGGGATACGGTGTCGTTTGATTCGGAGGAGTCGGTGATAACTACGACAACGACGAGGACCTTTGAAAGCGGTGGCGGCGATCTGAAGGATCGCAAGCTTCTGAACCTTTTTGTCTAA